The Micromonospora sp. Llam0 genome includes a window with the following:
- a CDS encoding NF041680 family putative transposase, whose amino-acid sequence MRDPAEVLAGFRRDFHQALSRRSDALFELTDAVLCADGPVRSLPGLSLVAEYRRGHGALYDALAAGRVDVQRLRTAVAAVPPPRAADGRLVLAVDVTCWLRPEAHTSPERILCHTYGRGRDQHIGVPGWPYAFVVALETGRTSWTAPLDAVRLAPGADLAAVTAAQLRDVVGRLIAAGHWRPGDPQVWVVMDAGYDAARLAWLLRDLPVRVLARLRSDRVLRRPAPPPLPGRRGRLPRHGAEFIFGDPRSWGAPDVTTVTDTRLYGTVTARAWHRLHPRLTRRAAWTDCPALPILEGTVIRLDVGRLPSGATAKPVWLWWSTGIDHEPGHDPSPDPAMIDLLWQAFLRRFDIEHTFRLFKQTLGWTVPKLRDPHAADRWTWLIIAAYTQLRLARPLAADLRHPWERPAPPERLTPSRVRRGFRHLRPTSTCPASAPKPTRPGPGRPPGTPNRHPTRRYDVHTVTSSQTGKTTSRKKKSANPRPRRTG is encoded by the coding sequence GTGAGGGATCCGGCGGAGGTGTTGGCCGGGTTTCGGCGGGACTTCCACCAGGCCCTGTCACGGCGGTCGGATGCGTTGTTCGAGTTGACCGACGCGGTGTTGTGCGCGGATGGGCCGGTGCGGTCGTTGCCCGGGTTGTCGCTGGTAGCGGAGTACCGCCGTGGGCACGGCGCGTTGTACGACGCCTTGGCCGCCGGGCGGGTTGACGTGCAACGGCTGCGTACGGCGGTGGCGGCGGTGCCGCCGCCGCGGGCGGCTGACGGGCGGCTCGTCCTGGCCGTGGATGTGACGTGCTGGCTGCGGCCGGAGGCGCACACGTCGCCGGAGCGGATCCTGTGTCACACCTACGGCCGTGGCAGGGACCAGCACATCGGAGTTCCGGGCTGGCCGTATGCGTTCGTTGTGGCGTTGGAGACCGGCCGCACCTCGTGGACCGCACCGCTGGACGCGGTCCGCTTGGCTCCGGGTGCGGATCTGGCGGCGGTGACCGCCGCCCAGTTGCGGGACGTGGTCGGCCGGTTGATCGCCGCCGGCCATTGGCGGCCCGGCGATCCGCAGGTCTGGGTGGTGATGGACGCAGGCTACGACGCGGCCCGCCTGGCCTGGCTGCTGCGGGACCTGCCGGTGCGCGTCCTGGCCAGGCTGCGCTCGGACAGGGTCCTGCGCCGACCCGCGCCACCACCGCTGCCCGGCCGGCGGGGCCGGCTGCCCCGCCACGGCGCCGAGTTCATCTTCGGCGACCCCCGCAGTTGGGGTGCCCCGGATGTGACCACGGTGACCGATACCCGCCTCTACGGCACCGTCACCGCCCGAGCCTGGCACCGCTTGCATCCGAGACTGACCCGCCGCGCGGCCTGGACCGACTGCCCTGCACTGCCGATCCTGGAAGGCACCGTGATCCGTCTCGACGTCGGGCGGCTGCCGTCGGGCGCGACCGCGAAACCGGTATGGTTGTGGTGGTCCACCGGTATCGACCACGAGCCGGGCCACGATCCCAGCCCGGATCCGGCGATGATCGACCTGTTGTGGCAGGCGTTCCTACGCCGCTTCGACATCGAGCACACGTTCCGGCTGTTCAAGCAGACCCTCGGCTGGACAGTGCCGAAACTGCGCGACCCGCACGCCGCCGACCGGTGGACCTGGCTGATCATCGCCGCCTACACGCAGCTGAGGCTGGCCCGGCCACTGGCCGCCGACCTGCGTCACCCATGGGAACGACCAGCGCCACCCGAACGGCTCACCCCATCCCGGGTCCGCCGCGGATTTCGGCACCTACGTCCGACAAGCACCTGCCCCGCCAGCGCGCCGAAACCCACCCGGCCAGGCCCCGGACGACCACCCGGCACACCCAACCGTCACCCCACCCGCCGCTACGACGTCCACACCGTCACCAGCAGCCAAACCGGGAAGACGACCTCCAGAAAGAAAAAATCGGCCAATCCCAGACCACGCCGCACAGGTTAA